CAAGTATGAGTTCTGAAACTTTCTTTCCGTATTGAAAAGAATTACCAAAGTCAAACAATATAAAGTTTCTAAACCATATTAGGTATCTCTCAAGTATAGGTTTGTCAAGACCGTAGGAGCGCTTGAAGTTTTCATAAGCTTCTGGGGAGAGTTTATTGCTTAACTCGCCAATCATTCCTTTTATCGGATCTCCAGGAGCGAGATGAACGACTAGGAATATTACTATAGTTATTCCTATAAAGGTTGGGATTATGAGTAGAATTCTTTTGACGATATATAAAAACATATTATCTTTTGGATCTTCTATACATAAACCTATTTATGTATGCGTTGAGGATGAAGACTATACCTATTCCAAGAATGAAAGTGAAAACGAGAAAAGAAAGGTAAGCGATAGGCCAGGAAATACCTAGACTTTCTGTCATCATCGTATATTCGGACATACCACCTATACTCGCTATCAGATTGAGTGGTAGCATAACTACATTTATGATAGTAAGGTTTTTTATAAGGATATTCATATTATTATTCACTATGCTTGCTCTTGCATCCATTACTTCAGCTAAAACCATAGACAGTATCCTTGCCTGCTTGTAACACTGTCTATTATCTATTATGAGGTCTTTAAGCTTTTCAAAGGATTGCTTACTGAAACCTATCTTATCCCTATACTCTTTGATCTTTATCAGAACACCAAGATTTGAGTTTAATGCGTTAAGATAATACACAAGACTTTCACTCAAACTGAACATTTGAAGAAGGTATTTGTTATCAAGAGATGTATTAATTTTTGTTTCTATCTCTGATGAAACAATTTTTATACCTCTAAGATGTCCGTAGAAATGGTTTATAGTAGTTTGAAGAAATGCCAGAAGAATATCTTGTATGCTATTTATGTTTCTAAAGTACTTTGACTCAAATATTCCCATTTCGTCTGGCAAGATGAATACAATTTTATTATTGTCAAAGAATATACCAACCGACGAGACATTGAAAACTAACTGCCCTCCATAAGAGTAATTCTTTGGTATCTTCCAAACAATAAATACACCACCATCGTCGTATATTTCAATACGAGCTATCTCCTCAATGTCAAACGATGATGTTATATCATGTTCGCTTATACCTAGTTGCTTGAGTGTTTCTAACTCATCGTCACTTGGTTCAACGAAAACGATAACTGGAGATTGCTGATCATTAGAAACCCTTGCTATACCATTCATTATCTGGTAATATTTTACCATCTCTTACTCCATGCATTAAGAAATTTTAAACTATTGAAAATTTTGATAACAATTTTTAAGCAAGAGAGGTTGTGAAGAGAAGATTGGTGATAGACATCCACACCTCAAACATACACTACCGTTTGAAGAGATTGGGAGAGTTGATGGATGTGATTAATGAGAAGATACTTGAGATAGGGATGAGTTTTTTGAGGGAGGCTGGTGTGAGGGGAATAGATGTTGATGGAACTGGTGTTGGGGGAATTGGGATTAGGGAAGTCAATAGACATTAAGGTTGTTGTGATAGTGGGGCATAGTAGAGAGGTAAGGCAAGAGTTGTTGGATGTTTGATGGGGATACTCTTGAAGATGGTTCTGGGTGGTAGGTTTTTTGATGAGGGGGTGTTGAATAGGAGAGGATATAGGTGAGAATATGGGGGAGTGTTAAGTTGACAGAGTTTGTGAAAGGTATGGGAGGATGATATGTTCTGTTGCAGAATATACATTTTTTGAAAACCATCAGAAAAAATCTTGATATTATCAAAAGTTATTGTTAATAATTTTTTACTATGTAAAATTTTGAACTCTTGGAGGTCTGGATGGAAAATATATGTAGGCTTAGGAGAATATTCTCTTTGGTTTATAGGCTTGAGAGGAGTATAAAGAAAAGGTTTGGTATAACTGCTAATGAGATAATGGTTTTGTGTCTTCTGAACGTAACAAAATTATCTGCTGGCGAACTTTCAAGGGAGATGGGGATATCGGAATCTAGGATGTCAAAGATAATTGACTCCCTTGAAAAGAATAAATACATTGTTAGGGAAGTAGGTCTCAACGACAAGAGAAAAATGATGTTTTCAATAACTGAAAAGGGTATTGATAAAGTTAGGGAATTTGCAGAGTCTGACTTTGAAGTTCCTGATATTGATATTGATAAACTCTCTAGTTTAATATGCTAGGTTATGGTTAAGGTTAGTTTTTCTATTGAAGAGATTAGATTTGATGATAAAGGGCTTGTGCCTGCTATAATTCAGGATGTATCTAGTGGTGAAGTTTTGATGCTTGGGTATATGAATAGAGATGCCCTTGAAAAAACCATTGAGACTGGTAAAACTTGGTTCTGGAGTAGGTCAAGAGGGAAGTTATGGAACAAGGGTGAGACTTCAGGTAATTACCACGAGGTAGAGAGTATTACTATTGACTGTGATAACGACACTTTGCTTGTTAAAGTTTATCCTAAAGGCCCTACCTGTCATACAGGTAATTATTCTTGCTTCTACAGAGGTGATGACAATTCCGTTTTCTCTTCTAGTGTGATAGACGAAGTTTATCAAGTCATACTGGAAAGAAAGAAAACTATGCCAGAGGGTTCCTATGTTGCTAAAAAGATGAAGGAAGGGATTGATAGGATTCTTAAGAAAGTTTCAGAGGAAGCAGGAGAGTTTGTGATAGCATCAAAAAATGGTGATGAAAAGGAAATTATACACGAACTTGCTGACTTAGTTTTTCACTCGCTCCTGGTTTTAGGTTATCTGGATATTCCTGTTGTAAGGTTATATGAAGAACTTGGTTCAAGAAGAAAATAGTTTATCATTTCCGTCTAAAATACACAAGATAAGGAATTTGAGAGACTTTAGGAAGTTGGTAGAGAGGGGTAGAAAGATAGAATTTAAGTTTGGTTTTGTAAGGGTGTGTTATAATGACATGGATGTTTTAAGAGTTGCTGTATCCGTCTCTAAAAAGTTCAGTAAGAAATCGGTAGTTAGGAATAGAGTGAAAAGAATTATCACTGAAATTCTAAGAAATAAGAAGCATCAACTTAAGAGTTTTGATCTGTGGATACACATAAAGTCATTCGTAGAACCTGAGTTGATAAAGGAAGATATTCTTGTTTTTACCTCTTCGTTAAGAGTAAGAGAGAGTGATTACTAGTGTTATGAAGACTAAGATAATAAGGGTATCTCCTGAAAGTATTGAGACAGATTACGAGGTTTTAATAGAACCTGCCACTGCTTTGAGGAATGGTGAATTAGTCGCTTTTCCAACTGAAACGGTATATGGTATCGGCGCAAATTCACTTCTAGATAATTCTGTCAGAAAGATATTTGAAGTCAAGGGAAGACCACAAGATAATCCTCTAATAGTTCATCTACACTCAAAAGATGTTATAAGAAAATATGCTATTATATCAAACGAAGTTGAAGAAGGTATAATTAGCAAGTTTATGCCAGGACCTATAACTGTTGTTCTTAAGAGTTGTGGTGTTGTGTCTTCAGTTGTAACCGCTGGACTCGATACCGTTGGAATAAGGATACCTTACAACATTATCGCTCAAAAACTTTTAGAACTTGCGTGTGTTCCAGTTTCAGCTCCGAGTGCTAACCTGTCGGGTAAGCCAAGTGCTACCGATCCAGTTTCCGTTATTGAAGAGTTCAGAGGGAAAATACCATATATAATAGATGGCGGTAGGACTCATATAGGAATTGAGTCAACAGTTGTATTGGTTAAGGAAGAGAGTGATAGGTTTAAGATACTTATACTAAGACCTGGTTTCATTACGAAGGAAGACCTTGAGGGTTTTGTCAGTGAAAATAAGTTTTCAAAACCAGTTTTTGTTGAGTATTCTGAGAACTTTTCATCTGAAAGACCAATCTCTCCGGGACAGAAGTATAAACACTACTCTCCAAAGTCAAAAGTAGTTCTTTTGAATGATAAGAGTAAGTTGGATGAATTCTTTAAGGTTGTTGGAAATGGTAGAATAGGAATTTTAGGAAAGTTTGATTTTATAAATGACTTGGAACTTTATCTTATAAATTTGGGTTTTAAGGATATTCTTAAGGTGGAATGGTGCGGGAACGATTTACTTGAGTGCGCTAGAAATCTCTTTCTATACTATAGGTTTTTTGACAGAGAAGGTGTTGAATTCCTATTTGTTGAAAACCTCGGTAATAGTGGGATAGCATATTCAATTATGAATAGGGTGAAAAAGTCTGCTAGTTATGTTCTTTAGACTTTTGTCGTCTTTTTCTTTGGTATGTTTCTTGTTCTACTCTTTTATGTTCTGTAATTGTAATCTTTGAGTTTATAATTGATATTATTTTGTTTGAGTATTCCATCACATCCTGACGGTGTGTTATAAAAACCACTCCAACATTCTGCTCCTGATTTATCTTCTCTAGCAGTGATATTATCTCAAGTGAGTTCTTTTCATCAAGGTTAGCAGTAGGTTCGTCTGCGAATATGTATTTAGGAGACCTTATTAGTGCTCTTGCTAGAGAAATTCTCTGTTTTTGACCACCAGACAAGATCCTAACATCACTGTTTATATACTCTTCCATTCCTACATATCTTAAGATTTCTTTCGCTTTATCAACATACTTACTTTTAGACTCACCTGATATGTATATAGGAAGAAGGATGTTGTCAAGGACAGAAACCTGTTCAACGAGCTCAAATGTTTGGAATACAAAACCAATGTTTTTGCCGCGATAGTTTGAGATGAATAGATCCTTAAAGACTCTAGGCACAACTCCATCATAAACTATATATCCTGAAGATGGTGGTTCAACTCCTGCTATGATCTTAAGAAGTGTTGTTTTACCACAGCCAGACTCACCTGTCAGAGATATGAAATCACCTTCTCTTATCTCAAAGGAGACATTTTCAAAAATGACCTTCTTCTTTTTGTCAACGAAGAAGTGTTTTGACAGGTTTACAACCTCTATCATTACTTCCTTATACCAAGTTCTTTCTCTCTTATGAGGGTTTTTATCAATGCTATTAATCTTCTAGTTCTTCTAATTTTCATCGGGTTATCAGGTTGTTTGGTTGATTTGCTTATGATCATTGATGTATACTCTGATGTAAATTTCTCAAGCTCTTTTTTGAGTTCGTCTATTTTCATATTTTGGTAAAGTTGTTTTGTCTTTTTTGTAAAGGACATTGTTATCCTCCTAGAGTATTTCGCTTCTTTTGATTAATTTAACATTGATACCTATTTTTGCGGAGATTTTTTTTGCAATCTTTTTTGAAAACTCTTCATCTACACCAGACCATTCAAATATCACCTTACCTCTTACTACTGCTGCTTCCCAGTGATCAATATCTGACTTACCTTTACCCATTCTTGTCTCAAGAGGTCTTTTCGTGCGAGACCTGTCGGGGAAAACCCTCAACCAGAATTTACCACCTTTTGGCATCTGTCTTGACAAAAGGACGCGGACTGTTTCTATCTGCTTATCTGTTATGAATGTAGGCTCAAGTGCAATCACACCGTACTCTCCGAAAGCAAGATGTGTATCAGTAGCAACTCCGTTTAACTTTGCGGTGTGTGGCTTTCTCCATTTTGGGTTAGCGGGACTTAACAAAGGCATAACCTACCTCCTATTCATATATCCAGACTTTTACACCGACTATTCCTACGGTGCTGTTTGCTTCAGCAAAGCCGTATTTTACCTTTGCTGTTAATGTACTTAATGGAATAGTTCCAAACTTAAGCTCTTCTGATCTAGCAACATCAACACCACCCAATCTCCCAGAGCATCTTATTCTTATACCTTTTACTCCTAAATCAACTGCTTTCTGTAATGCTCTTCTCATCGCTCGCTTGTAAGGTATCCTCATCTCAATCTGTTTTGCTATGTTTTCTGCAACTATCTGTGCGTCCGTGTCAGGTCTCTTTATCTCAATAACTGATACATTAAGTTCTTTATCTGAACTTTTTAGGACATTATTTCTTATCTCTTCCTCAAGTAGCTTAATTTCCGTTCCTTTTCTACCTATTATCACGCCAGGTTGTGAAGTGTAAATAATTACATCAATCCTAGAAGCAAACCTAGATATTTCAATCTTTGAGATACCTGATAGTCTATACCTTGATGTTATGAATTTTCTTATATTGTTGTCTTCAACTACATTATTAACTTGTTCTTCTCTGCTTGAAGCAATCCAGTTTGAAATCCATTTTTCAGATATTCCTACTCTCAATCCGAATGGATGAACTTTCTGACCCATATACTATG
This window of the Spirochaetota bacterium genome carries:
- a CDS encoding magnesium transporter CorA family protein gives rise to the protein MVKYYQIMNGIARVSNDQQSPVIVFVEPSDDELETLKQLGISEHDITSSFDIEEIARIEIYDDGGVFIVWKIPKNYSYGGQLVFNVSSVGIFFDNNKIVFILPDEMGIFESKYFRNINSIQDILLAFLQTTINHFYGHLRGIKIVSSEIETKINTSLDNKYLLQMFSLSESLVYYLNALNSNLGVLIKIKEYRDKIGFSKQSFEKLKDLIIDNRQCYKQARILSMVLAEVMDARASIVNNNMNILIKNLTIINVVMLPLNLIASIGGMSEYTMMTESLGISWPIAYLSFLVFTFILGIGIVFILNAYINRFMYRRSKR
- a CDS encoding MarR family transcriptional regulator, producing the protein MENICRLRRIFSLVYRLERSIKKRFGITANEIMVLCLLNVTKLSAGELSREMGISESRMSKIIDSLEKNKYIVREVGLNDKRKMMFSITEKGIDKVREFAESDFEVPDIDIDKLSSLIC
- the hisIE gene encoding bifunctional phosphoribosyl-AMP cyclohydrolase/phosphoribosyl-ATP diphosphatase HisIE encodes the protein MVKVSFSIEEIRFDDKGLVPAIIQDVSSGEVLMLGYMNRDALEKTIETGKTWFWSRSRGKLWNKGETSGNYHEVESITIDCDNDTLLVKVYPKGPTCHTGNYSCFYRGDDNSVFSSSVIDEVYQVILERKKTMPEGSYVAKKMKEGIDRILKKVSEEAGEFVIASKNGDEKEIIHELADLVFHSLLVLGYLDIPVVRLYEELGSRRK
- the rnpA gene encoding ribonuclease P protein component, encoding MKNLVQEENSLSFPSKIHKIRNLRDFRKLVERGRKIEFKFGFVRVCYNDMDVLRVAVSVSKKFSKKSVVRNRVKRIITEILRNKKHQLKSFDLWIHIKSFVEPELIKEDILVFTSSLRVRESDY
- a CDS encoding L-threonylcarbamoyladenylate synthase translates to MKTKIIRVSPESIETDYEVLIEPATALRNGELVAFPTETVYGIGANSLLDNSVRKIFEVKGRPQDNPLIVHLHSKDVIRKYAIISNEVEEGIISKFMPGPITVVLKSCGVVSSVVTAGLDTVGIRIPYNIIAQKLLELACVPVSAPSANLSGKPSATDPVSVIEEFRGKIPYIIDGGRTHIGIESTVVLVKEESDRFKILILRPGFITKEDLEGFVSENKFSKPVFVEYSENFSSERPISPGQKYKHYSPKSKVVLLNDKSKLDEFFKVVGNGRIGILGKFDFINDLELYLINLGFKDILKVEWCGNDLLECARNLFLYYRFFDREGVEFLFVENLGNSGIAYSIMNRVKKSASYVL
- a CDS encoding ABC transporter ATP-binding protein; this encodes MIEVVNLSKHFFVDKKKKVIFENVSFEIREGDFISLTGESGCGKTTLLKIIAGVEPPSSGYIVYDGVVPRVFKDLFISNYRGKNIGFVFQTFELVEQVSVLDNILLPIYISGESKSKYVDKAKEILRYVGMEEYINSDVRILSGGQKQRISLARALIRSPKYIFADEPTANLDEKNSLEIISLLEKINQEQNVGVVFITHRQDVMEYSNKIISIINSKITITEHKRVEQETYQRKRRQKSKEHN
- the rpmC gene encoding 50S ribosomal protein L29; its protein translation is MSFTKKTKQLYQNMKIDELKKELEKFTSEYTSMIISKSTKQPDNPMKIRRTRRLIALIKTLIREKELGIRK
- the rplP gene encoding 50S ribosomal protein L16 — protein: MPLLSPANPKWRKPHTAKLNGVATDTHLAFGEYGVIALEPTFITDKQIETVRVLLSRQMPKGGKFWLRVFPDRSRTKRPLETRMGKGKSDIDHWEAAVVRGKVIFEWSGVDEEFSKKIAKKISAKIGINVKLIKRSEIL
- the rpsC gene encoding 30S ribosomal protein S3; protein product: MGQKVHPFGLRVGISEKWISNWIASSREEQVNNVVEDNNIRKFITSRYRLSGISKIEISRFASRIDVIIYTSQPGVIIGRKGTEIKLLEEEIRNNVLKSSDKELNVSVIEIKRPDTDAQIVAENIAKQIEMRIPYKRAMRRALQKAVDLGVKGIRIRCSGRLGGVDVARSEELKFGTIPLSTLTAKVKYGFAEANSTVGIVGVKVWIYE